CTCCGTCAGCGCCAGCATGTCCCAACCCCTCCGTCGTCGCTCAAGTCGCGGTCTGCAGCCGCTCCAGGGAAGTCTAGCAGGGTTGCCGGATTTTGCCGTGGCGCGGGCGGTGACTGTCGCGATGTGCACAGCACCGCGCCTGGACAAGCACCCTGCGAGCGGTGGGAGTCCACCGGTCGCAGGGCGTGACGCGAACGACGCCGCGGATCCGAGAACGACGGCATTCGCGGCTTCGGGCGAGCGCCTTCAGCGCACCATGCTGGGACGCTTGTTGTCGAACTTCCACCCGGGGATGAGGTATTGCATGGCGGCGGCGTCGTCGCGCGCGCCGAGCGCCTTCTCCCGGTACAGGCGATGGGCCGCCTCCACGTGCTCCATGTCGAGTTCCACCCCCAGTCCCGGTTTCTCGGGAACCTTCACCAGTCCGCCCTCGATCCTGAAGGGCTCCTTCGTCAGTCGCTCGCCGTCCTGCCAGATCCAGTGCGTGTCGATCGCGGTGATCTTGCCGGGGGCGGCGGCGGCGACATGGGTGAACATCGCGAGCGAAACGTCGAAGTGGTTGTTCGAATGCGAACCCCAGGTGAGTCCCCATTCGTGGCACATCTGCGCCACGCGCACCGAACCCTGCATGGTCCAGAAGTGCGGGTCGGCGAGCGGGATGGTGACGGACTGCAGCTGGATGGCGTGGCCCATCTCGCGCCAGTCGGTAGCGATCATGTTGGTGGCAGTCGGCAGCCCGGTGGCGCGGCGGAATTCCGCCATCACCTCACGCCCCGAGTACACGCTTTCGGCACCGCACGGGTCCTCGGCGTAAGCCAGCACGCCGTGCAGGTCGCGCGTGAGCCGCACCGCATCCTTGAGCAGCCAAGCCCCGTTCGGGTCGAGCGTGCAGCGCGCCTGGGGAAAGCGCTCGTGCAGCGCGCGGATCGCCTCGACCTCCTCCTCACCGCGCAGCACGCCGCCCTTCAGCTTGAAATCGTGGAAGCCGTAGCGCGCATGCGCCGCTTCCGCCAGACGCACCACGCCCTCCGGCGTCATCGCGACTTCGTTGCGCAAACGGAACCACTCGTTGTCAGCGTCCGGCTCCGTCCGATAGGGCAGGTCGGTGCGCCTGCGGTCGCCGACATAGAAGAGATAACCCAGCATCTCCACGGCCTCGCGCTGCTGCCCCTCGCCGAGCAAGGCGGCGACGGGGACGCCGAGGAACTGGCCGAGCAGGTCGAGCAGCGCGGCCTCCACGGCCGTCACGGCGTGGATGGTGATGCGCAGGTCGAAGGTCTGCAGCCCGCGCCCGCCGGCGTCGCGGTCCGCGAACTGGCGCCGCATGGCGTTCAGGACCGCGAGCCAGTTGCCGATCGACTGCCCGATGACGAGCGCTCGCGCATCCTCCAGCGTCTGCCGGATCTTCTCGCCGCCGGGGACTTCCCCCACCCCCGTGTTGCCGGCGCTGTCGGTGAGGACGACGATGTTGCGGGTGAAGTACGGGCCATGTGCGCCGGACAGATTCATCAGCATGCTATCGTGGCCGGCGACCGGGACGACGCGCATCGCGGTCACCCGCGGCGTGCTGGATTGAGCTTGAGACATGAGATCCTCCTACTTTGGTGTCGATGGAAATATTCGTCAGAGTGATAACGTGCCGGCGACTCAAGTCACCGGCGCGGGATTGAACAGCGCCAGCGCATTGTGGAGCTGCCATTTCTCGGCCCAGGTTTTCTTGCCGCTCGCCACGTCGAGCATGAGGCGAAACAGTTCCCAGCCCACGTCTTCAATGCTCGCTGCACCATCGGCGATGCGACCCGCGTTGACGTCCATCAGGTCGTGCCAGCGCCGCGCGAGGTCACTGCGCGTGGCGACCTTGATCACCGGACATGACGCAAGCCCGTAAGGCGTGCCGCGACCGGTCGT
This region of Betaproteobacteria bacterium genomic DNA includes:
- the gudD gene encoding glucarate dehydratase gives rise to the protein MSQAQSSTPRVTAMRVVPVAGHDSMLMNLSGAHGPYFTRNIVVLTDSAGNTGVGEVPGGEKIRQTLEDARALVIGQSIGNWLAVLNAMRRQFADRDAGGRGLQTFDLRITIHAVTAVEAALLDLLGQFLGVPVAALLGEGQQREAVEMLGYLFYVGDRRRTDLPYRTEPDADNEWFRLRNEVAMTPEGVVRLAEAAHARYGFHDFKLKGGVLRGEEEVEAIRALHERFPQARCTLDPNGAWLLKDAVRLTRDLHGVLAYAEDPCGAESVYSGREVMAEFRRATGLPTATNMIATDWREMGHAIQLQSVTIPLADPHFWTMQGSVRVAQMCHEWGLTWGSHSNNHFDVSLAMFTHVAAAAPGKITAIDTHWIWQDGERLTKEPFRIEGGLVKVPEKPGLGVELDMEHVEAAHRLYREKALGARDDAAAMQYLIPGWKFDNKRPSMVR